In the genome of Penaeus vannamei isolate JL-2024 chromosome 26, ASM4276789v1, whole genome shotgun sequence, one region contains:
- the Stat92E gene encoding signal transducer and activator of transcription 5B isoform X5, with the protein MLGGGVSHATNMVIEPCAEIEQELRILHERTRETANELRHLEQEQESFALQYHDCAKINAHLSHIQSQERTQQNREMEQSLRRRKELGEQQLAQKVSGLLQLRMALADKHKGTIDRLNSLQQRILDEELINWKRDQQMHGNGKPFNPNKLDQIQEWCEALAEIIWLNRHQIKECERHQTKIPIAPPGGVDMLPTLNSHITRLLSSLVTSTFIIEKQPPQVMKTNTRFTATVRLLVGGKLNVNMTPPQVRVSIISEAQANALLKNDQMNKGEQSGEILNNTGTMEYNQTSRQLSVSFRNMQLRKIKRAEKKGTESVMDEKFSLLFQSQFSVGGGELVFQVWTLSLPVVVIVHGNQEPHAWATVSWDNAFAEQGRIPFTVPEKVPWPQIADMLDTKFKAATGRGLTEDNLKFLAGKAFRNPQVQDFTNMMLSWSQFCKEPLSERNFTFWEWFFAVMKVTREHLRQQWNDGSIMGFVGRRQAEEMLKNSKSGTFLLRFSDSELGGVTIAWMYEDTTKACQRDVFMLQPFTSKAFAIRPLADVIADLNYLLYLYPNVPKDQAFGKYYTPLGEQQPTTNNGYVKPQLKTHVPGWSGDPMDSYPNTPQTMYGGMGGPPSVSSNPSDCVSTVPTYNECEYDQFLENLSEADFPDMNFDFLQTNFMKPQ; encoded by the exons aTGTTAGGAGGAGGTGTTTCACATGCAACAAACATGGTCATAGAACCATGTGCAGAAATTGAGCAGGAGTTAAGGATACTTCATGAACGTACACGGGAAACGGCAAATGAACTGAGACATTTGGAACAAGAGCAAGAATCATTTGCCTTACAGTACCATGACTGTGCAAAAATTAATG CTCACCTATCCCACATTCAAAGCCAGGAGAGAACGCAACAGAATCGAGAGATGGAACAGAGCCTTCGGAGACGGAAAGAGTTAGGGGAGCAACAGTTGGCACAGAAG GTGTCAGGGCTATTGCAGCTCCGCATGGCTCTGGCAGATAAGCACAAAGGTACCATTGATCGCTTAAATAGTCTTCAGCAGCGCATCCTAGATGAGGAGTTAATTAATTGGAAGAGAGACCAGCAGATGCATGGGAATGGTAAACCTTTTAATCCAAACAAATTAGACCAGATACAAGAATG GTGTGAAGCACTAGCAGAAATTATATGGCTCAATCGACACCAAATAAAAGAATGTGAGCGACACCAGACTAAGATACCCATAGCTCCTCCTGGCGGAGTTGACATGCTGCCAACTCTCAATTCCCACATTACTCGTCTCTTGTCATCACTGGTTACCAG tACATTTATTATTGAAAAACAGCCACCCCAAGTGATGAAGACAAACACACGCTTCACAGCAACTGTCCGTTTACTTGTGGGAGGCAAATTAAACGTGAACATGACCCCACCCCAGGTGCGAGTTTCTATCATCAGTGAAGCCCAGGCTAATGCCCTTTTGAAGAATGACCAAATGAACAAGGGGGAACAGTCTGGTGAGATCCTGAACAACACTGGAACTATGGAGTATAACCAG ACTTCAAGGCAGCTTTCAGTTAGTTTCCGTAATATGCAGCTGAGGAAGATCAAGCGAGCTGAGAAAAAGGGCACAGAGTCAGTGATGGATGAGAAATTCTCCCTGCTTTTCCAGTCACAGTTCAGTGTAGGAGGCGGAGAACTTGTTTTCCAA GTGTGGACTCTGTCTTTGCCAGTTGTAGTCATTGTCCATGGCAATCAGGAGCCTCATGCTTGGGCGACAGTGTCATGGGATAATGCCTTTGCAGAACAAGGCCGTATTCCATTTACTGTCCCGGAAAAG GTACCATGGCCACAGATTGCAGACATGCTAGACACCAAATTCAAAGCTGCCACTGGAAGGGGACTAACAGAAGACAACCTGAAATTCTTGGCTGGAAAAGCCTTTAG GAATCCACAAGTCCAAGATTTTACAAACATGATGCTCTCATGGTCCCAGTTCTGCAAGGAGCCCCTGTCTGAGCGAAACTTCACATTTTGGGAGTGGTTCTTTGCAGTGATGAAG GTCACAAGAGAACACCTGCGCCAGCAGTGGAACGATGGCTCCATCATGGGTTTCGTGGGTCGACGCCAGGCAGAAGAAATGCTTAAGAATTCCAAGTCAGGCACTTTCTTGCTCCGTTTCTCCGACTCTGAATTGGGAGGGGTGACAATTGCCTGGATGTATGAAGATACAACTAAAG CCTGTCAGCGTGATGTTTTCATGCTGCAGCCATTCACCAGTAAAGCCTTCGCCATCCGTCCTCTAGCTGATGTGATCGCTGACTTAAATTACCTCCTTTACCTATATCCGAATGTGCCTAAGGATCAAGCCTTTGGAAAGTACTACACACCCCTTGGAGAGCAACAGCCCACTACTAATAATGGTTATGTAAAGCCACAACTAAAGACCCATGTACCAGG ATGGTCAGGCGATCCCATGGATTCATATCCCAACACACCACAAACTATGTATGGTGGCATGGGTGGCCCTCCGTCCGTTAGTTCAAATCCATCTGACTGTGTCTCAAC